Within the Roseicitreum antarcticum genome, the region TTGCAATGCTCGGGCTTGCATGGCCCTGCGATACCGTCCGGCGCCTGATGCTGCGCTGGTCGCCGTCTTAATACTGGCTGCGTTGTTCTGATGGTCAGGGCACGCAACCAAGCACAATGACGTGGGGGTGAAAACGGCATGTGGCAACAACAGGTGATCGCCTATTGCGAGCGGACGGACCTGTCCTATTGGTCCGAGCCGATGAACGCCATTACCAATTCAGCCTTCTTGATCGCCGCAGCCGTGGTCTGGCCCATCGTGCGCGCGGTGCAGGGCCGGGGGCGCGGGCTGGCGCATGCGCTGGTGATTGTGCTGGCGGTGATCGGGATCGGTTCGTTTCTGTGGCACACCCACGCCACCCGCTGGTCCGGGCTTGCCGATGTGCTGCCGATCATGGTTTTCATCCTGATCTACATTTTCGCCGCCACGCGCGATTTGCTGCGCCTTGGCCCGGTCTGGGCGGGGGGCGGGGTGCTGGCGTTCTTTCCGTATGCCGCCGCCGTGGTGTGGCTGGCCGGGCAAGGGGCTTTGGTCTTGGGACTACCGGCGCCAGGGGCGAATGGCGCGTATTTCAGCGTCGTGGTGCTGGTTGCCATGTACGGGTTGGTGATGCTGCGGGCCCCGCATTCGGCAACCGGACGGGGGTTACTGATCGGGGCCGCAATCCTGACTGTGTCCTTGGGGTTCCGCATCGCCGATGACGGGGTGTGCGCCAGTTTCGCGCTGGGCACACATTTCCTGTGGCATGTGCTCAACGGGTTTATGCTTGGCTGGATGATCCGGCTCTATTGTCTGCACCTTCGGCGAGTGTGACAGGCTCCGCGCTCAGCGCGCCCAGAGGCCGGCACGCGACAGCTTCGCCTGCGCTTCGGCCATTGGTGTCTCTGGC harbors:
- a CDS encoding ceramidase domain-containing protein produces the protein MWQQQVIAYCERTDLSYWSEPMNAITNSAFLIAAAVVWPIVRAVQGRGRGLAHALVIVLAVIGIGSFLWHTHATRWSGLADVLPIMVFILIYIFAATRDLLRLGPVWAGGGVLAFFPYAAAVVWLAGQGALVLGLPAPGANGAYFSVVVLVAMYGLVMLRAPHSATGRGLLIGAAILTVSLGFRIADDGVCASFALGTHFLWHVLNGFMLGWMIRLYCLHLRRV